The DNA segment TCGACGTCGCCTACACCGAGGCGGGCAACCCCGACAACCCCGACCTGCTGTTGATCCACGGCGTCAACGCCGCCGCCTCCAGCCGGGAGTTCGAGGAGGTCTTCGACGCGCTCGCCGAGGAGTACCACGTCGTCGCACCCGACCTGCCCGGCTTCGGGCTCTCGGAGCGTCCGCCGCTGCTCTACTCGGGGTCACTGTACGTACAGTTCGTCGCCGAGTTCGCACGCGACACGACCGAGGACGCCGCCTGCCTGGCCTCCTCGCTGTCGGCTGCCTACGCCGTCGAGGCCGCCGAGGACGCCGGCTTCTCGCGGCTCCTCCTCGTCTGTCCGACGACGACGGCGATGCCCACGCAGCGACCCGCCCTCCGATCGCTGCTGCGGGCCCCCGTCGTCGGCACCGCGATCTACAACCTCGTCACGAGCAAACCGGCGATCCGGTACTTCAGCGCGGATCACGGCTACTACGACATGGAGAACTTCAGCGAGGAGAAACGGGAGTACGAGTGGACGAGCGCCCACCAGCCGGGGGCGCGCTACGCGCCCGCATCGTTCATCAGCGGCTTCCTCAACCGGCCGATCGACCTCGGCAAGGAGCTCTCGGGACTCGACGTGCCGACCACCCTGATCTGGGGCCGAGAGGCCGACATCACGCCGCTTCGCCAGGGCCGGACGCTAGCGGAGACCGCCGACGCTCGGCTCGTGGTGATCGATCGGGCGCGGCTGCTTCCACACGCTGAGCACCCCCGCGAGTTCGTCGGCGTCGTTCGCGAGGAGCTACGCGGGGCGAAAAACGAGTAGGTCGTCGCCCGTCGTCTCGCGTTCCTCGACGCCGGCGGCGACGCGGATGCCCTCCTCGGGATCCTCGACGCCCCGGAGCTGGCCGGTCAGGCGCACCAGTCCGAAGTCGACGATCGCGACCGTGTAGGGCGCGTCGTCGACGAAGTCGGGCGTGGCGACGTGGATCGTGGTGAGCGTGTCGACGGTGCCGCTGTCGGGAAGGTCGCGGCGTTCGAGTTCCGGATCGCCACACTCCGGACAGCGCCGTCTCGGGGGGAGCGAGCCGTGACCGTTCGGACACTCGAAGGCGTAGGCCTCGCCCTCGGCGATCGCCTCGAGCCACTCGTCGTACCCCTCGTCGGTCTGTTCGCTCATTTCGCCACCTCCAACACGTGGACCGTCGTGCTAGCGACGGTGCCGCCGGCGTTGTGGACCAGACCGGTCTCAGCGTCCGGGACGGCGTCGCTGTTGAGGTGGTCGCCGGTGAGCAGGCTTGCGACCTCGATGACCTGGCTTACGCCCGTCGCGCCGACGGGGTGGCCCTTCGCCTTCAGACCGCCCGAGAGGTTCACGGGTCGGTCACCGTCGGCGGTCGTCTCGCCCTCGCGCGCCGCCGTGATCCCCTCGCCGGGCTCGTAGAAGCCGATCGACTCGATCGCGAGCACCTCGGCGATGGTGAAGCAGTCGTGAACCTCGGCGACGTCGACGTCGTCGGCGTCGATCCCGGCGTCGGCGTACGCCTCGTTCGAGGCGTCCTCGGCGGCGGGCGTCCGCGCGAGGTACTCCCGATCGGCCAGCGCCATCCGGTCGCCGCCCTGGCCGCTGCCGGTGATCGCGACCGGAGCGTCGAGCGAGTGCTCCTCCGCGTACTCGTCGCTGACGAGCACTATCGCGCTCGCGCCGTCGCTGATCGGGCAGGCGTCGTACAGCCCGAGCGGCTCGGCGACGGGCGGCGCCTCCAGCACCTCCTCGACGGTGATCTCGCGTTGGAGCTGTGCGTAGTCGTTCTCGAGCGCGTTGGCGTGATTCTTCACCGCGACGTGCGCGAGGTCCTCGCGCGAGCCGCCGTACTCCTCGAAGTAGGCGTTAGCCATCAGCGCGTACGCGCCGGGAAAGCTCATCCCCGCGCGGATCTCGAACAGTTCGTCCGCGGCGATCGAGAGCGCCTTCGTCGCGCCCGCGGTGCCGAGGTTGGTCATGCGTTCCGCGCCGCCGACGAGCATCACGTCGACCTCGCCGTTGCGGACGTTCCGGACCGCCTCGCGCACGGCAGCCCCGCTCGAGGCACAGGCACTCTCGAAGCGGGTCGCCGCGCCGTGGACGCCGGCGATCTCCGCCATCAGCGGCCCCTGGTGGCCCTGGTCCTCGGCGACCTCGCCCATGAAGTTGCCGTAGAAGAGCTCCTGAATCTCTCCGCGCGCTATCCCCGCATCCTCGATCGCGCCGTCGCTGGCCTCGGCGAACATGTCCCGAGCGGTTCGCTCGGGGAACTTGCCGAAGTGCGTATGACCCGTGCCAGCGATTCGAACACCTGTCATCGTCACCCCTAGACGAGGAGTGCCTATAGGACTGCCGGAATTTATCCTCTACCTACTTACATTCCCATGTCCGCGGCGGCGTCCGGGACCGGGAGATCGTTCGGATCGTCCCCCAGCAGTTCGGCGGCGTGATCGAGCGCCATCTCGAAGCCGTAGTACCGCTCTCGCTCCTCGCCCGCCCCGTCGCGGACGATCAGCATCGCGTAGCCCGAGCGGTCCTGCGCGATCGAGGCCCGGCGGCCGTCACGCGCGAACTCGAGGACGCGCTCGGCGTCGGTCTCGTAGTACTCGGCGGCCGTCTCGCTCGTCTCGTTCATACCAGCCGTTCGTGGTGGTGGAAGGCAAACCCGTCGATCGGGATCAGCTCCTGCTCGCGATCCGGGGCAGGGGTGGTGGCCGATCGTCGAGCGCTCGGCGACGGATGGACCGATCCGGTCAGTCGAGCACCGAGTCGCCGATCGTGTTGCGCAGGATCTCGCTTGTCCCCTCGTAGATCTCGTTGAGCTTCGCGTCGCGATAGTAGCGCTCGACGTCGAAGTCCCGCGTGTAGCCGTAGCCGCCGTGGATCTGGATCGCCTCGTTCGCGACTTCCCTGCTGATCTCGCTGGCGTAGAGCTTCGCCTGGGCGGCCTCCTTTCTGAACTCCTCGCCGCGGATCTTCCGGTCGGCGGCGTCGTGCATCAGCAGGCGCGCGGCCCGGAGCTTGGTGTCCATGTCCGCGAGCTTGTGTTTGATCGTCTGGAACTCCCCGATGGGCTGGTCGAACTGCTCGCGTTCGCCCGCGTACTCGCGAGCGTCGTCGAGCGCGGCCTGCGCGAGGCCGACTCCGCGGGCGGCGATGGTGATGCGCCCGCCGTTCAGGGTCTTCAGTGCCTGGACGAAGCCGCGACCCTCCTCGCCGATCAGACGGGACTCGGGGATTCGCATCCCCGAGAAACGCAGTTCGGCGGTCGGACAGCCCTTGTCGCCGAGTTTGTGTTCGGTGCCCTCGACGTGGAAGCCGTCGTCCTCCTCGGGCCGGACGACGAAGGAGGAGATCCCCCGGCTGCCGGCCTCGGGGTCGGTCTTCGCGAACAGCGTGATCGTCTCCGCCACCGAGCCGTTCGAGATCCAGAGCTTCCCGCCGTCGACGACGTACTCGTCGCCGTCCTTCTCGGCACGGGTCTCCATCGCGGGGACGTCGCTCCCCGCGCCGGCCTCCGAGAGCGCGAACGCCCCCACCTCTCGCCCCTCCGCGAGCGGCACCAGGTACTCCTCCTTCTGGCTCTCGTCGCCGAACTCGTAGAGCATGTTGCCCGCGAGGCTGGTGTGGGCGGCGACGACGGTGCCGAGCCCGCCAGATCCCCTCGAGATCTCGGCGAGCCCGTCCGCGTAGGAGTGGTAGTCGAGGCCCGCCCCGCCGTACTTCTCGGGAAACGGCATTCCCATCAAACCGAGATCGCCCATCTCGCGGACGAGGTCGTGGGGGAACTCGTCGTTCTCGTCGATCTCCCCCGCGCGTGGTTTGACCTCCTCGTCGACGAACTCCGCGACCATCTCGTGGATCTGGCGCTGTTCGGCGGAGCGGCTGAAGTCCATACCACCTAATCTCGATGGTCGATGCTTTAGGTTTCGGTTCGATCGGGGCTCGCTCGGCACGCTCGCGTCGCCTTCGTCCGGTTCGGTGCCGTGATCCGTCCTCGGACGAACGACAGTGCTAAACCCCTCGGGCGGCGAGCACAGGTCCTGTGGGTTTTTTTATCTCCGCGGCATAGAACCGGTAACGGCCATGTCTGGATCCTCCCGGAGTTCACTTTCCGAAACCGCCGACCTCGAGTGGTGTCACGAGGCGGTCGATGGCGTCTCGCGGACGTTCGCGCTCACCATCGACGTCCTCGACGAGCCCATGTCGTCGTACATCTGCGTCGGATATCTCCTCTGTCGCGTCGCCGACACCGTCGAGGACGCCAACCACCTGCCACCGACCGAGCAGACGGCGATCCTCAGAACGTACGACGCGCTGCTCGATCCGGAGGACCCGACCGACGTCGCGGCGTTCATGGAGCGCGTCGAGCCGTGGATCCCCGCGGCGGAGGAGCGCTCGGCCGACTGGAACGTCGTCGCGGAGGCTCCCCGCGTGCTCCGGGCGTTCGAACGCCAGCCCGCCGCGGTCCAGGAGGCGATCCGACCCCCCGTCCGTGAGCTCGTCTCCGGAATGGCGCTGTTCGTCGAGCGCTACGCCGAGGAGGGCGGGCTCCGGATCCAGAGCCGCGAGGAACTCGAGGAGTACTGCTACTACGCCGCGGGCACCGTCGGGAAGCTCATCACCAACCTCGTCTGTCGCGACGGCGTCGAGGATCGAACCGAACGTCGGCTCTACGACACCGCCGAGTCGTTCGGCCTGCTGCTCCAGCTGGTGAACATCTCGAAGGACGTCCACGACGACGTCCACGAGGAGAACAACGTCTACCTCCCGGCCGACTGGCTCGAACGCGAGGGCGTCGCCCAGGAGGCGGTCTGTGCCGAGGAGAACGTCGCAGAGTCGGCGACGGTCGTCCGGCGGACAGCGGACCACGCGCGCACGTTCCTCGACGACGCCCAGCGCTACCTCCAGGCGGTCCCCAAGACCGACGGCAACCGGCTCGCGGCCTGGGCGATCCCCTACCTGCTCGCGGTCGGCACCCTTCGGGAGCTCTCCGAGCGGCCCGAGGACGCCCTCTCGGAGACGGGCGTGAAGATCTCGCGCCAGGAGGTCCAGGCGATCGTCAGCCGGACGCTCGGCGAGACCGACGGCGAGGCGCTCCCCGAACTGCGCCGAGCGATCGACCGACAGCCGTTTCACCGAGCCCGAAGCTAACCGGTATCACACGCGAGCCGTTCGGCGAGCGAGAGCGCGCGTTCGATGCGCTCGTCGGCCTCCTCGCTTCCCGTCTCCTCGATCGACTCGAGTAGCTCGATCACCTGCCGTGCACCCTCACGGCGCGTCTCGGCGGGAGCCTCACGGATCTCTGCTGCGACCGCCTGGGCCTCGCCGAGCCACCGGTTCGCGCGGTGATCGATCGGGAGCTCCTCGGTCGCCTCGAGCTCCGCGTGAAGCTCGTCGGCGAGCGCCGCGGGCTCCTCGTCCTGCTGGTCCACGGTTTAGTACTCGTAGAACCCCCGTCCCGATTTCTTCCCGAGGTCGCCCGCCTCGACCTTCCGTTTCAGGAGATAGGCGGGTTTGTACCGATCGCCGAGCTCCTCGTACAGGGTTCGCGAGGCGTTCAGACAGACGTCGAGCCCGATGTGGTCGGCGAGCTCCAGAGGACCCATCGGGACGTTCGTCCCCAGTCGCATACCCGCGTCGACGTCCTCCCTCGTGGCGACACCTTCGTCGAACGCACGGACCCCCTCGTTGATCCAGGGCATCAGGATGCGGTTGGTGACGAAGCCGGGCTTGTCGTCGGACTCCCAGGTGGTCTTCCCGAGCGCCTCCGCGAACGCGTGGGCGAGCGCCGTGGTCTCCTCGTCCGTGCGCTCGCCGACGACCACCTCGACGCCCTCCATGATCGGGACGGGGTTCATGAAGTGGAGCCCGACCACTCGTGAAGCGCGGTCCGTCGCGTTCGCGATGGTCGTGATCGACAGCGTGGAGGTGTTGGTCGCGAGCGCCACGTCCTCGTCGACGATTCCGTCGAGGTCGGCGAAGACCTCTCGTTTGACGTCCATCTCCTCGAGGGCAGCCTCGACGACAAGGTCGCAGTCCGCGAGATCGGCGAGATCGGTCGTGCCGGTGATGCGTTCGACGGCAGCGTCGGCCTCCTCCCTGCTCAGCCGGTCCTTCGAGACGAACCGCTCCAGGCTGTCGTCGATCGACTCGAACCCCCGCTCGACGAAACCCTCCTCGACGTCGCGCATCCTCACCTCGTAGCCGTTCGTCGCGGCGACCTGCGCGATCCCGCTGCCCATCGTACCCGCGCCGACGACGCCGACCCGCTCGATCGAGTCCATCGTTCGAACCATGGGAGCGCTTCGACGGCGCCACTCCTAAGCGTGCCGTCAGAGGTTTACTATCTCGGTAGTTAGATCTCTCCACGATCGTTCGTTTTCGAGCGACTGACGCGACGAGAGCCCGGGATTCCGGAGGGTGGCAGTACATTCTTATAGGATGTTACCCGACTCCAAAACAGATGCTTCCACTGACCGACTCCCCGATCGCACGGGACGGAAAGATACTGATCCTGGCGTACGATCACGGGCTCGAGCACGGGCCGGTCGACTTCGAACCGGTGCCCGGGACGATGGATCCCGAACGGATCTTCGAGACCGCCACGCACGACGCGGTGACCGCGACCGCCGTCCAGAAGGGGGTCGCGGAGGCGTACTACCCCTCCTACGAGGACGAGGTGAACCTGCTGTTGAAGCTCAACGGCACCTCGAACCTCTGGATGGGCGAGCACGACTCGGCGGTGAACTGCTCGACCGACTACGCCGCCGAACTGGGCGCCGACGCCGTCGGCTTCACGCTCTACGGCGGCTCGAACCACGAGGTCGAGATGGCCGAGGAGTTCCGCGAGATCCAGGAGGGAGCCCGCGAACACGACATGCCCGTCGTCATGTGGTCGTATCCGCGCGGCCAGGGGCTGAAGAACGACACCAAGCCGGACGTGATATCGTACGCGACGCGGCTCGGACTCGAACTCGGCGCCGACGTCACGAAGGTGAAGTACCCCGGCAGCCCCGAGGCGATGGAGCACGCCTGCTCGATGGCCGGCAAGACGAAGGTGATCATGTCCGGCGGTTCGAAGACCGACGACCGGGCGTTCCTCGAGACGGTCGAGGAGGCGATGAACGCCGGCGCCTCCGGACTGGCGGTCGGCCGCAACGTCTTCCAGCGCGAGGACCCCGAGTCGATCCTCGACGGCCTCGAGAAGGTGATCTTCGAGGGCGCGACCGCCGAGGAGGCGCTCGAGGGCGGCGGAGCCGAGGCCGCAACCGCGACTGACGACTGATGGACGCACGCTCGGAGACGACCGTCGAAGCGGTCCTCGAGACGGTCGCACGGTGTGCTCCCGAGATCCGCTCGGCGCTGCCCGGCAGACGCGTCGAGAGCAGCGAGACCAACCCCAGCGGCGAGGTTCGGATGGCGGCCGACGCGTACGCCGACGACCTGCTCGAGGAACGATTGGGCGCGATCGACGGCGTCGACGAGTACGCCAGCGAGGAGCGGGCGGGCGTGGTCGAGACGGGGGAGGGAGGTGAACTCTCCGTCGGCGTCGACCCGCTCGACGGCTCCTCGAACCTCAAGCCCAACAACACGATGGGGACCATAGTGGGAGTGTACGACGAGGCACTCCCCGCCGCGGGCGATCACCTGATCGCGGCCGCCTACGTGCTCTACGGCCCGATCACGACGATGGCGGCGGCGGTCGACGGCGAGGTCACGGAGTACGTCGTCGAGGACGGCGAGCGCGAGGCGGTCCGCGAGGACGTCGAACTCCCCGACGACCCGACGGTCTACGGCTTCGGCGGGCGCGTCCCCGACTGGCCCGAGGAGTTCGCGGCGTACGTCGAGGAGGTCGAGTCCGACCCGAGCCTGAAGCTCAGATACGGCGGCTCGATGATCGGCGACGTGAACCAGATCCTGACTTACGGTGGGATCTACGGTTATCCGGCGCTCGAGTCGGCTCCCGAGGGCAAGCTTCGGCTTCAGTTCGAGGGCTACCCCGTCGGCTACGTGCTGGAGTGTGCCGGCGGGCGGTCCTCGAACGGCGAGCGTTCCCTACTGGCGGTCGAACCGACCGACCTCCACCAGCGGACGCCGGTCCACGTCGGCTCGACGGGGCTGATCGACCGACTCGAGAAGGCACTGGACTGACACCGCCGAAACGAGCCGAACGAGCGCCAGCAGAACCGCGCTCGAGGAATCCCGTTTCGAACGTCGGAGGACGAGAACGAGCAGTCTTATTTGAGCTACTCGAGACGTCCGCACATGCCACGCGACTACGACCGATCCGCGATTCCTGCCGTACACGACCTGCAGAACGTCACGCCCTATCGCGAGGAGCCCGGGTTCGAACAGGTCGTCTTTCGCGGCATCGATCAGATGATCGGCTTCTCCCGAATCGGTCCCCGAAAGCCGGACGGCGAGCCCCACACGCACCCGTACGAACAGATGAACATGCTCGTCGAGGGGCGCCTCGACTTCCTCGTCGACGGCGAGCGAGTCGAACTCGAACCCTACGACGCGTTGGCGATCCCTCCCGAGATCCCCCATACCTCACGAGCGGTCGCCGGGGAGACCGCGACGCTTCTGGCCTTCTGGCCGCTTCGAGAGGACCGGCTCGACGGAACGGCGTATCAACAGGAGTTTCCCGACCTGTAGATGGCAGTTTCGCGGGGTGCCGCGATGAGAACGGGCGGTCACAGAGCGGTCTCTCTCCGTCGAGAATCGTCGTTCCAGACCCACGACACCCGAAGGAACGCCAGGGCTGCCCGATCGGGACGTTCCCTGTCGGCCGATACCGGCGACCGAACGAGGGGAGACGCCGTTGGGGCTGATCGCCTCTACTAGACGACTTGTAGATGTCCCTCTCGAAGCTCCTCGTCGGTGAAGTCCTTGCCGTGGAACTCCTGCATGTGTCGCTGAGCCAGTTCGAGCGCCTCCTCCTCGTCCTCCGATTGGATGATGAACCGACAGTCGTTCTGTGCCGCCTCGCAATCGAGTTTGTGTGCTTGTGCCATAGGTCGTTTTCGTATACCCCGTTCGAGTACTACGTGATCGGCAATCAGATAGCTATCTCCTGACAGCTCTGCAGCCCCTGAGGTTCGTGCAGTCCATGAAAAGTAGTCACCGGATGCACCTCCAGGAGCCAGCGTACTCGTCGTCAGCGATACCGATACCTGCAGGAGAGCGGGAGACGCTAGTCGATCTCGAAGCGAAGCAGCGCGCCGTAGCCGCCGAACGCCTGTTCGAACTGCTCGCCGCGTTCGAGGTCGGTGGGAACGAGGACGTGGTCGGCCTCGATCTCCTCTGCCTGCTCGATCAGATCGCCGGTCTCCTCCGCGGGGACCGACTCCGAGAGCAGGAGCGTCCCGACGGCGTCGAACTCCAGGGCCCGCTCGACCTTCTCGCGGCCGTAGACGACCTCCTCGCCCTCGTCGACCGCACTGAAGAACCGATCGAGCGCCTCGCGGGCCGGGCGGTCATCGGCCGCGGTGAGGTGGTCCTCGGCCCGGTCGACGAGCTGTCGGAGTCCCTGTTCGGAGGCGTACTCCACAGTATAAGTACCAGCGATCCGATCGCGGAGGCGGTGATCGAGGCGGTCGTCGCCGGTGAACTCCTCGACCGTGATCTCGGTGCCCCCTAGCAGGAGTTCGTCGACCGGCTCCTCGCCGAGGAAGGCGCGTTCGGCGGCGTCGGCGACGTCGTCGAAGAACCCCTCCTTCCACTCGGCCTGGCGGTCCTGGAGGGCCTCGCCCTCGGCCTCCTCGGGTGCGCCCTCCAGCGAGGGGGTCTCCTCGGCCATCTCGTTCTCGAGCGTCTCGATCGGGACGACCTCCTCGCCTTCGAGACGGCCGAGCGCGGCGCCGCCTCGTTCGACGACGAGCAGGCCGTAGGTCGACGAGGGCTCGGTCAGGCTCTCGAGCGGACCGACGTCGAACTCGTTTGAGTGCTCGTAGACGAGGTCGTCGATCGGCGTCGGGAGGTCGTCGAAGACGTACGTCACGAGTTCCTCGTCGTCGGTGACGCCCGCGTAGACGACGATCCCGTTCTCGGGCGTCTCGTCGTAATCCTGAAGGAGGTGTCGGAGCTCCTCGAGCGCGTCCTTCAGGTGTTTGTTCATGGGACCCGAGTCGCCGTACTCGGACTCGGCGTGGTCTCGTTCGATCCGGTTGTGTGCTGCCTCGAGCGACTCGTTCGGCGGAACCGCGAGAGTGACGAGACTCGTTCGGTCGGCCGAGGTGCTCTCGACGGCTTCGATCCGTTCGCGAAGGGCGTGGGTGTTCGAGCTCATGATGAAAGAGTGTGCGTTCGTCTTCGTCGCTACGTGGAAACCGTCGGCGCTGCCTCGTAAACGTTGGTCTTTCGAGCGCGCCCTGTGAGACGCTGGCGTTCGTCGTGTCGAACGCCTCGTGGCACGACGACTCTACACCGGCGGGTGAACGAGGAGCACGTCGACCAGCGCCGCCGTCGCGACCAGCGAGGCGATCACGAGCGCCGCGACCAGGGAGACGGAGAGCACCGTCTGAGCGAGGAGGCCCGCCGCGTACGCACCCGGGATCAGGCCGAGCGCTAGATCGTATCGAGACACCGTCAAGTCACCGCCCGTAGTACTCTCCGACATGGCTAATTAGATGTAATTAACGCGCTTCACTAAAAGGTCCGGCCGACGTTCGCAAGCACCGGCGATCGTTCGGGTCGGGGCGCTCGGCGCTCGCCTCTCGCCGGGTTCGAGCGTAGAACTATGTCGAGGCGGTCGAGACGGGTCGACATGGCGTGGCAGATCGATCCCGACGGCGAGACGTACGAACACGCGTACGAGGCGTTCACGTGGGACGGAATACCGGACGACTACAACGCCGCCCGCGACCTGCTTCGAAAGCACGAGGACGTGGACCGACCGGCGCTCCACCAGGCCTACCCCGACGGGACCCGAGAGACGTACACCTTCCGTGAGCTCGACGACCTCACGGACGCGTTCGCCAACGGATTGGCCGAACGCGGCGTCGAACGAGGCGACCGCGTCGCGGTGGTCGCCCCCCAGAAGCCGGCGAACCCGATCACGCACGTAGCGTGCTGGAAGCTGGGCGCGATCAGCCTGCCGCTGTCGGTGCTGTTCGGCGAGGACGCGCTGCGGTACCGCCTCGAGGATAGCGGGGCGACGGCCGCCGTCGTCGACCGAGCGGTGCTCGAAACCGTCGAGTCGGTCCGGGGAGACTGTCCGGATCTCGAGCACGTGATCTCGGTCGACGTCGAGGATCCGCCGACGGGCGTCGAGCGGTTCGAGGCCGTCCACGAGGAACGGTCGAACGGGTTCGAGATCGCCGAGACCGACGTCGACACGCCGGCGATCGTCATGTACACCAGCGGCTCGACGGGCCCCCCGAAGGGCGTTCTGCACACCCACGGCGTCTGGCTGGGCCACTGTCCGGCGTTCTACATGTACTTCGAGCGCGACCTCACTGAGTCGGTCTGCTGGACGCCGGCCGACTGGGCGTGGATCGGCGCGCTGGGCGATCTCCTCTTTCCGGCGTGGCACTACGGCCGTCCCGTCGTCGGCTATCCGATGGAGGGGTTCGACGCCGGGACGGCCTACGAACTGCTCGAGGAGTTCGGGGTGACCGACGCGTTCCTGCCGCCGACGGCGGTTCGGATGATGATGGGCGTAGAGGACCCCGCGACGAACTACGACCTCGCGTTGAAGGCGATCTGCTCGGGCGGCGAGCCGCTGACGCCGGAGATTCTCGAGTGGGCCGATGAGGAGCTCGAGGGCGTCGTCGTCAACGAGCTCTACGGCCAGACCGAGGCGAACCTGCTCGTCACTAACTGTCGAGACTGGTTTCCGGCGCGAGCCGGCAGCATGGGAAAGCCCGTCCCCGGTCACGTCGTCGCCGTCGTCGACTCCGGGACCGGCGAGGAACTTCCCGAGGGCGAGGTGGGAACGATCGCCGTCCGACGCGACGACGACCCGGTCGTCTTCGAGGAGTACTGGAACCAGCCCGAGAAGACCGAGGCGGCGACCGTCGACGGCTGGCACCTCACGGGCGATCTCGGCTATCGCGACGAGGAGGGCTACGTCTGGTTCAAGGCGCGCGACGACGACGTGATCATCACCAGCGGCTACCGGGTCGGCCCCGGCGAGGTCGAGAGCGCACTCCTCGAACACCCGGCAGTCGAGCAGGTGGGTGTGATCGGCGTTCCCGACGAGACGCGCGGCGAGATCATCAAGGCGTTCGTCCAACCGGTTCGCGAGATCGAGGGTGACGACGCGCTGCGCGAGGAGCTTCGCGACCTCGTCCGCGAGAACCTCGCGAAGTACGAGTACCCCCGCGAGATCGAGTTCGTCGAGGCGCTCCCCCAGACCACGACCGGCAAGATCCAGCGCCGAAAGCTCCGCGACCGCGAGACCGAATCCGAGCGGTGACGGCGATCCCGTGCTCGAAAACACGGGACTGCCTCGAGGCGGGGTTCTGGAGGGAAAACGGTTTCAAATAGCCCCGCGCAGACGGGGTATGAACGTCCGGATCAGCGCGGGCGCGACCGAGGAGGAGGCCTCGGCGATCGCCGCCGCGCTCGCACGCCACGTCGACGGCGAGATCGAGGTCTACGTCGGCGACGCGGAGGAGCCGACGGTGGTCCGCGACGCCGTCGTCAGGGAGCCAGAGGAGGACGACCTCGGGGCGACCGAGCGCGAGGAACGGCTCCGGGAGGAGATCGCCGACATCGAACGAGGTGGTCCCGAGAAG comes from the Halalkalicoccus sp. CG83 genome and includes:
- a CDS encoding alpha/beta fold hydrolase, yielding MKLRRLVGGAAAAVGLTAVANRTLAGNAGSLEPALSGRQHTYRWRGIDVAYTEAGNPDNPDLLLIHGVNAAASSREFEEVFDALAEEYHVVAPDLPGFGLSERPPLLYSGSLYVQFVAEFARDTTEDAACLASSLSAAYAVEAAEDAGFSRLLLVCPTTTAMPTQRPALRSLLRAPVVGTAIYNLVTSKPAIRYFSADHGYYDMENFSEEKREYEWTSAHQPGARYAPASFISGFLNRPIDLGKELSGLDVPTTLIWGREADITPLRQGRTLAETADARLVVIDRARLLPHAEHPREFVGVVREELRGAKNE
- a CDS encoding Zn-ribbon domain-containing OB-fold protein, which codes for MSEQTDEGYDEWLEAIAEGEAYAFECPNGHGSLPPRRRCPECGDPELERRDLPDSGTVDTLTTIHVATPDFVDDAPYTVAIVDFGLVRLTGQLRGVEDPEEGIRVAAGVEERETTGDDLLVFRPA
- a CDS encoding thiolase domain-containing protein is translated as MTGVRIAGTGHTHFGKFPERTARDMFAEASDGAIEDAGIARGEIQELFYGNFMGEVAEDQGHQGPLMAEIAGVHGAATRFESACASSGAAVREAVRNVRNGEVDVMLVGGAERMTNLGTAGATKALSIAADELFEIRAGMSFPGAYALMANAYFEEYGGSREDLAHVAVKNHANALENDYAQLQREITVEEVLEAPPVAEPLGLYDACPISDGASAIVLVSDEYAEEHSLDAPVAITGSGQGGDRMALADREYLARTPAAEDASNEAYADAGIDADDVDVAEVHDCFTIAEVLAIESIGFYEPGEGITAAREGETTADGDRPVNLSGGLKAKGHPVGATGVSQVIEVASLLTGDHLNSDAVPDAETGLVHNAGGTVASTTVHVLEVAK
- a CDS encoding DUF7111 family protein, whose protein sequence is MNETSETAAEYYETDAERVLEFARDGRRASIAQDRSGYAMLIVRDGAGEERERYYGFEMALDHAAELLGDDPNDLPVPDAAADMGM
- a CDS encoding acyl-CoA dehydrogenase family protein, with product MDFSRSAEQRQIHEMVAEFVDEEVKPRAGEIDENDEFPHDLVREMGDLGLMGMPFPEKYGGAGLDYHSYADGLAEISRGSGGLGTVVAAHTSLAGNMLYEFGDESQKEEYLVPLAEGREVGAFALSEAGAGSDVPAMETRAEKDGDEYVVDGGKLWISNGSVAETITLFAKTDPEAGSRGISSFVVRPEEDDGFHVEGTEHKLGDKGCPTAELRFSGMRIPESRLIGEEGRGFVQALKTLNGGRITIAARGVGLAQAALDDAREYAGEREQFDQPIGEFQTIKHKLADMDTKLRAARLLMHDAADRKIRGEEFRKEAAQAKLYASEISREVANEAIQIHGGYGYTRDFDVERYYRDAKLNEIYEGTSEILRNTIGDSVLD
- a CDS encoding phytoene/squalene synthase family protein, producing the protein MSGSSRSSLSETADLEWCHEAVDGVSRTFALTIDVLDEPMSSYICVGYLLCRVADTVEDANHLPPTEQTAILRTYDALLDPEDPTDVAAFMERVEPWIPAAEERSADWNVVAEAPRVLRAFERQPAAVQEAIRPPVRELVSGMALFVERYAEEGGLRIQSREELEEYCYYAAGTVGKLITNLVCRDGVEDRTERRLYDTAESFGLLLQLVNISKDVHDDVHEENNVYLPADWLEREGVAQEAVCAEENVAESATVVRRTADHARTFLDDAQRYLQAVPKTDGNRLAAWAIPYLLAVGTLRELSERPEDALSETGVKISRQEVQAIVSRTLGETDGEALPELRRAIDRQPFHRARS
- a CDS encoding 3-hydroxyacyl-CoA dehydrogenase family protein; translation: MVRTMDSIERVGVVGAGTMGSGIAQVAATNGYEVRMRDVEEGFVERGFESIDDSLERFVSKDRLSREEADAAVERITGTTDLADLADCDLVVEAALEEMDVKREVFADLDGIVDEDVALATNTSTLSITTIANATDRASRVVGLHFMNPVPIMEGVEVVVGERTDEETTALAHAFAEALGKTTWESDDKPGFVTNRILMPWINEGVRAFDEGVATREDVDAGMRLGTNVPMGPLELADHIGLDVCLNASRTLYEELGDRYKPAYLLKRKVEAGDLGKKSGRGFYEY
- a CDS encoding class I fructose-bisphosphate aldolase codes for the protein MLPLTDSPIARDGKILILAYDHGLEHGPVDFEPVPGTMDPERIFETATHDAVTATAVQKGVAEAYYPSYEDEVNLLLKLNGTSNLWMGEHDSAVNCSTDYAAELGADAVGFTLYGGSNHEVEMAEEFREIQEGAREHDMPVVMWSYPRGQGLKNDTKPDVISYATRLGLELGADVTKVKYPGSPEAMEHACSMAGKTKVIMSGGSKTDDRAFLETVEEAMNAGASGLAVGRNVFQREDPESILDGLEKVIFEGATAEEALEGGGAEAATATDD
- a CDS encoding class 1 fructose-bisphosphatase, with product MDARSETTVEAVLETVARCAPEIRSALPGRRVESSETNPSGEVRMAADAYADDLLEERLGAIDGVDEYASEERAGVVETGEGGELSVGVDPLDGSSNLKPNNTMGTIVGVYDEALPAAGDHLIAAAYVLYGPITTMAAAVDGEVTEYVVEDGEREAVREDVELPDDPTVYGFGGRVPDWPEEFAAYVEEVESDPSLKLRYGGSMIGDVNQILTYGGIYGYPALESAPEGKLRLQFEGYPVGYVLECAGGRSSNGERSLLAVEPTDLHQRTPVHVGSTGLIDRLEKALD
- a CDS encoding cupin domain-containing protein; this translates as MPRDYDRSAIPAVHDLQNVTPYREEPGFEQVVFRGIDQMIGFSRIGPRKPDGEPHTHPYEQMNMLVEGRLDFLVDGERVELEPYDALAIPPEIPHTSRAVAGETATLLAFWPLREDRLDGTAYQQEFPDL